One window of the Eucalyptus grandis isolate ANBG69807.140 chromosome 6, ASM1654582v1, whole genome shotgun sequence genome contains the following:
- the LOC120294436 gene encoding probable leucine-rich repeat receptor-like protein kinase At1g35710, whose amino-acid sequence MSFVACVLLMLTQEMPCLASSGSPSLVTLAGPSNQTRNEELEALLTWKSELDSQSHYTLSSWNGSNPCSWRGIDCDPPGSVVSLNVSDSAIHGTLRHLNFSLLPKLVTLKLANNSLFGNIPPSMALLAKLTHLDLSRNHFSGNIPAQLGSLRSLQVLKLSNNNFNGPIPNEIGSLSNLTGLFLSTNKLSGFIPREIGRLKSLNYLKLKNNRITGPIPASTGNMSSLIKMWLCHNQLVGAIPEEIGMLGSLIKLDLSSNYLSGYIPKTLGNLSDLAFLYLYQNQLSGPIPSEVGGMRSLIYFLLPLNDLIGPIPSSIGKLSNLNHLSLHMNKLSGSIPSSIGNLSNLNALDLYNNKLSGPIPSSIGNLSNLNNLFLHTNELSGPIPSSIGNLNNLEALVLHINELPGPIPSSIGKLGLLGHLILFMNNLEGFLPIEMNNLTSLIGLALSDNNFVGPIPPSIGNLSNLKQLFLHMNELSGPIPSSIVNLSNLKNLLLQFNELSGSIPSSIIHRKARNPRSFIYIHE is encoded by the coding sequence ATGTCGTTCGTCGCTTGTGTCCTCCTTATGCTCACGCAAGAAATGCCTTGTCTTGCTTCATCTGGAAGCCCTTCTCTAGTGACCCTTGCTGGTCCTAGTAATCAAACCAGAAATGAGGAACTGGAGGCACTCCTTACATGGAAGTCTGAGCTAGACAGCCAGAGTCACTATACTTTGTCTTCGTGGAATGGAAGCAACCCTTGTTCATGGCGTGGAATCGATTGCGATCCTCCTGGGAGCGTTGTGAGCCTTAACGTCTCAGATTCTGCCATACATGGTACGCTTCGTCATCTCAATTTCTCCCTACTGCCCAAATTGGTCACTCTGAAGCTTGCCAACAACTCACTTTTCGGAAACATCCCTCCGAGCATGGCTCTTCTTGCCAAGCTTACTCATCTAGACTTGTCTCGAAATCACTTCTCAGGAAACATTCCAGCTCAACTAGGGTCCTTGCGATCTCTCCAGGTTCTCAAACTATCGAATAATAATTTCAATGGCCCAATTCCCAATGAGATAGGCAGCTTGAGCAACTTGACCGGCCTATTTCTTTCTACAAATAAACTTTCTGGTTTCATCCCTAGAGAAATAGGAAGGCTCAAGTCTCTCAATTACCTCAAGTTAAAGAACAATCGCATCACTGGTCCTATTCCTGCTTCCACGGGAAACATGAGCAGCTTGATAAAGATGTGGCTTTGCCATAATCAACTTGTTGGGGCCATTCCAGAGGAAATAGGGATGTTGGGGTCTCTCATTAAACTTGATTTATCTTCCAATTATCTCAGTGGTTACATCCCTAAAACTCTAGGAAATTTGAGTGATTTAGCATTTCTTTACTTATATCAAAACCAACTTTCCGGTCCCATACCTTCGGAAGTTGGAGGAATGAGATCCCTCATATATTTCCTATTGCCATTAAATGATTTAATAGGTCCTATCCCATCATCCATAGGTAAATTGAGCAATTTGAATCACCTTTCCCTTCACATGAATAAGTTGTCGGGCTCCATCCCATCATCCATAGGTAACTTAAGTAATTTGAATGCTCTTGACCTTTACAACAATAAACTTTCCGGGCCCATTCCGTCCTCCATAGGCAACTTGAGCAATCTGAACAATCTTTTCCTTCACACCAATGAGTTGTCAGGCCCTATCCCATCATCCATAGGTAACTTGAACAATCTAGAAGCTCTTGTGCTTCACATCAATGAGTTGCCGGGCCCTATCCCGTCATCCATAGGAAAGCTAGGACTCCTTGGTCATTTAATTCTATTTATGAATAATCTAGAGGGCTTTCTTCCCATCGAGATGAATAATCTCACATCCCTCATTGGCCTAGCTCTATCTGATAACAACTTTGTTGGCCCTATCCCGCCATCCATAGGTAACTTGAGCAATCTAAAACAACTTTTTCTTCACATGAATGAGTTGTCCGGCCCTATCCCGTCATCCATAGTTAACTTGAGCAATCTGAAAAATCTTTTGCTTCAATTTAATGAGTTGTCAGGCTCTATCCCATCATCCATCATCCATAGGAAAGCTAGGAATCCTCGGTCATTTATTTATATCCACGAATAA